From Punica granatum isolate Tunisia-2019 chromosome 1, ASM765513v2, whole genome shotgun sequence:
AGGTCAGGAGGCCCGGCAGGCTTGGGTCGGATCGTAGCGGGCTCGGTTCCGACTCTGttagaaggaagaagaaaaggaaaaggaaaagaaagaaaagaggaagaagaagaacaggaaagAAATGATAAGCCCCGGTCAGAGTCTTCTGACTTCTGACcggttttgattttttttttttcgaatttcaaaattgacgcccatacaaattcaaaatctcgttttcttgatcggacgtcggaaaaataattcgagaccgccatcacgctccaaaaaatttgatgatcgacattatgcgataaaattattttcaatcttgaattttatctcgaattttgaaaattgacgtcgatgtacgcgaaattcgaaaatgtCCCAAATAAAATTAGTGTTAAATTAGACAAATTTGCCATTTccaaaaagtcgtgaatactcgagtaattaatcggaaatacttccctcacgagtggcaaaatgacgattttgcccctctggagccggtgggccaaaattgggtgctgacagggcTTTAATAAGCCTAATGACccacttttgttagggttaattTTAGCTCAAACAGAGGTTGAAAACAGAGGTTGAGCGACAGAACAGATCAGCATAGAAAGCAGCAGCAAAGTACAGAGATAGCATTACAGATTTTCAGTCCGATCAGCTAGAGATCAAATctcgatcgggacgtcaaacgaactccaATCGGGACGAAATTTTGGCAGCAGCTTCATgacacgtggggctaagttcTAAACAGTCAAAATTCGTATTCGAGTTCTCTAGGTGCTGCTGTGGCTGGTTTTGTAAACCACCcttgtgggtgacgaatttcgGGTTTgagtgatccaagagagtgtgtctcttgagtttggtgatccaagggtttaccatTGATGAAAAACATTATGTAATCTTCATTGTTAGGGGATcattgattcggagttggtcccgtgatTTTTCCTTACATTGGGATTTTCCACATAAAATTTTCGGTGTCTTtttctttactgcttgttggttgatttggttggttcctatctcgattacactagtaggggaggaatACTAATCGTTGCGTTGTTATCTAGCCGAGCACGCCCTTCCCAGCAAGTGTTATCAGAGCCTtgggttagagaagtttgagttttttggtgttttcgagatggaggagtctacgagatctatgttcaagttgaatgcaaccaactactccatatggaagtctcggatggatgatcttctattttgcagggactTGTATGATCCCGTTGTAGGTGATTCCCCGAAATCAAAaaataaggatgacaaggctaGGGAACGAGCAAATCAGAAGACTATTGGTTTaattcggcagtggatagacaatagtatttatcatcatgttgttCATGAGACAAATGcgaaagctttgtgggatatGTTGGCAAATCTCTACGTGAAGAAGACTCCGCAAAATAAGGCCTTTCTtgtgaagaagctggttcatcttcgttaccaggatggaggtgatatgattgtgcacatgagtaatttccaaGATATTGTTAAACAGTTGACAAATTTGGAGATAATATTACTCAATGAGTTGTGggcttgtctacttttagggacttTACCGGATAAATGggacacacttgtggttgcGTTGAAAAATTTTGCACCTAATGGAAGGCTATCATTGGCCACGGTGACAgatagtttatttaatgaggagacaAGAAAGAAAGGCTTTGGGATTTCCATTTGttctgaagctttggttacttAACAAAGGGGGAGAATTGTTGGGACGGTTTCTCTCATATATGAAGAATGATGAGAGTATGTGTTGGAGTagtcccacatggaaaagttgagaggaaatccataagtttataagagacaATGGTCTAATAGCCCATTGGCTTAAACTTTTGAGTTGCGGATGGGTCCGAGTCCGAAATAGACTTATGGATTGTAcctaacaagtggtatcagagctcaAGGTAACGATCATGCTATGCTTGGAAACCCACACCACACAAGGCCcaagtgtggaactcgtggctagtgaaggtcctaacaattggtatccgagttcgGAAGTGGAAGCCTGACTCGAAGTTAGTTGTGTCCAGTATGTTGCTTGTCGTCGTATCACGGGGATTATGAAGAAATCCTCCACATAGTCGAGAAGGGGGAGAATTGTTGGGGTGGTTTTTATCATAaatggagaatggtgagtgCGGATGTTGGAAGTAATTACATATGGAAAAGTTGAAAGGAAATTCATGAtttataagagaaaataatttagCAATTTATTACCTTAAGTTTTTAAGTTGTGTATAGATTCAAGTTTAAAGTagacctgtaaattttttgtaATAGTTCTGGTATGATTGATGGACATGCCCCTATGGATCATTCTGCGCTTTCACAGAATTGGTCGTATCTTTTTAGCCACTAATTTCCTTCCCGGGCCTTCAAGTTATGCCATAAATTGTCAATTCCAGTTTCAAAATaaacactgaaaaaaaaaaatagacaGGTGTGGAAAAACGATTCTCCTGGAGTGACTATCAAACGTCCCCTCTCCCCATCCCTCCAACTAGAGCGAGacatatttttctcttttggccAAACTTCACTCAGTCAATCGAAACACGATTCATTCCGCCTTTGCTTCCTCCTTTGTCTCCAATAATTGCTAACTGACACCAATTTCCTCGTACCATGGCGAacgttttttttctttttggtttttttggCAATCTGTTGTTTCCTGATCCTTCGCATCATGCATATTCCTGGTATATTTTTCTCCTTTCCATTTTCCTATCTTGATCTGGTTTCCGATTTGTTTAGCATGTATATATGACAGCCCTTATACACTAGCCATACATACCCCTGTGCCATGTATGGCTAGGAACATGTGCATTGATACCTCTTCGCCCTACTACTTGAGCACTTCAGATAGTGCAAATTAATGCCATTATGTTTGACTGGTCAGCTTACCGGAACCAATTATCGACGTAGTCGAGAGCAATGAGGAACGTCCTATATGCAATAGACACATCGAGATTCCAGAGTCTCCATCAATATTCCCAATAGTttccactgtttgagagattcTATGAATCATTAGTTTTGTTCCATTTTTTATCAAGATATAGTCGAATGGTTAATTTATTGACATGTGTAAACATGCATAATTCAAATGCCAGCAGCGAAGGTCGGcactttttcaaaaaaaaaaatttccctactataaatttattttagtaaGTGATCGCACATTCCTTCTCAATTATAAATGCAGATGAATGTAAATTTCGACACTCTTATGACAAGTAAAAGGGTGACATCGAGGCAACGAAAGAATAGAAGATGGGACTGAATAccggaaaagggaaaaaggaaagagaaaattCTACTTTAGTTGGAAACATCACAATATTGAAGTTTCGGGACAAAATTCTGATTCATCAAACAAAGAAGACAAACGATGGGGGTAGTTTTCAATTTCAGGATTTCCTCACTGCAGTGTAAGATCTGTCAATTGGGAGTTTATTGTGCTACATCATATGGTTAGTGTAAAATTTCACTGGACTTATAAACGATTAAGCTCTTCTCCAACTCAAAAGCTCGATCTGATAGGCAGCGATATTCAATATCATATAAACtcataattttctatttaaatTTTCCGTGTGCGAATAACTCTCAACAGTTAATTGATCTTCCTATCTTAATTTGAAGGCCAAGAACATAAGAACTTTTGTGTTCCTTATTATGTTATGCCCGAGCCAATAAAACAATTCCTggcaaatttcatttttaaatttgattgacCGGCCATCATTGACTTTAAGGTTTTCACTGTATTCAGTTTACATCTATCTTCTATAGTTTACAAACTGATCAAAGCATTGAGCTATCTCCTTAGAATCCATAGGCCTAGAGCAGaagtaatttaatttgaggGCAAGAAAATCTACCTCCATTGTaattggaagaaaaaaaatgtcttCGTATACGTATAAAACATGCAAGAAGGTAAGAAATTACTTCTCGAAGATGAAGGCATAAtgtgatgaaaaaaaaaatagagggcATAATGTAAGAACTGCCACACGACAAAAGTGGAAAGCATTTGaggttaattatttaatatcaaGTGTCATCCTAATTATATGCTTTTTATTACGACTTTActatatatttgtaatttgaGATTAATTTGAGTAGTACAATATATGCTTAAGACTGTCCTTGATGATGGAACTGTCATAGTGTTTGTGaactatctatatatatatatatatatgagaaaataaaGGGTTGTTCAATGAATAATCGTGTCAGAATATGAAAcaagccatatatatatatatacatatatatatatatatatttgtcttCTAAGGAAAAATGATTTATTTGTTCCTTCCAAGATATATTTAGTTAAAAGGATGTAACTttccgagaaaaaaaaaggatgtaACTTGTTTCTTCCATGAGTTCATGTTTTTaatctctttatttttatttagattttccattttttgatCTCTTTATTACTAAATTTCTAACAATTAAATCCGTGCATAAAGAGAGCAGAAcacaataatattaaaaaaaaagcaccaACTTGAAATATAAAAGTCAGGTATCACATGCAACGCACGTGCCCTGCTACTAGTTTTGATAAAAGGACCtaaacagaaaagtagtcaAATGTATTGGATAAAATCaaccaataaaaataaaaaggattgaaatagaaaaatattcaaaaatatagaatgtaaatgataaaatataggaaaatgactaaacaaaaaagtaatcaaatctaaaaaatcaaatgtataatttttcctattatttattacatatattagaaagataatatataaatataattttacacATCTTAGCATTACTATTAGGGTTTTTGCACTATActaatttacttaaaaatacaaatataatattatatgcatattatgtgtgaaaatagaatataaaataatcttataccatatatataatatgtgatATTAACATTATTTGCAGCTTCAAACTCTCGTATTTACCTTGTGGCGTGTAACTGCTGAACAAGGACAACAATCCGAACATAGAGCTTGCTCAGAATAAATCATAGCAATTTTAAAAGGCAAATGTGCCAATATTTAATGGTTCGaatcttattaattttttaaattagaaattaatattttatgtcACGTTTCATTAATAATTAGTTAAAGGTTATTAAATATACCAACATTGGTTAGTTTAAATGACTTAGCGGTTATTCTCTTTAAGTAATGCCTCGtattcgagtattgtgaatggatAAAATACACTATGGAAAAGTTTACCTCTTAATGGGCCGATCAGGATCGAATTGGATTAGTTGGAGTCTTTTGGATTTTTAGATATCAACgtacactgaaaaaaaattaaaggattGGATATGCATTATTAGGttgtctttctctctctatattGATCGTAACAATGTTTCACATATACCCATCTTATGCAaagactatatatattatttatccTTTTTGTTCAATTGCTACAAACCAGTGAAAAGACCTAAATCAATGGGTGGAATTGCTCCGCATTATTCCAGTAAAAACACCAACCGAATAGTAGGATATGTGAAAAATGATGGTCACATATATATCCATCCAAGTGGCTGAATTGCTTCACATTATTCTATTAAAGGAAAGAGCGAGGGGATGGATCCACCGGTCCGGGATTACTCGCCGGCGAACCATCCCTTAGGTAAGGTCGCAGGAAGAAGCTGACTGCCTTGCCAACATCATCTAGGGGTGGATGGCTAACCAGGAAGCCTCCGACGAAGATCGCTACACAATGCAGCCTTGCTGgcattctttttattttttaagtcattcattcatatattttaaattttattcttaattaaatGTTTTTTGTTTAGACTGATTGATTCAGTCGGAAAAAAATGCTGATTGGGACCGACCCAACATGATTCTCGAGAGTAATCCTACTCATCATAATATCCGCACACGTCGAAGAATGGAATTCgtttataaaatttcttttttctttggctcaaacatttataaaatttcaatgGTGGAGAAATTATCAACTGTCATTATCACTTTTACTTCTATTTTCATAAGAATGTTTTTTGGTGgctcattttttttctgagaCAAAGTTGTCGCATTTACTTCCCTTGTTGATTTGATTGGACTGCTGGACCCTAGGACTCGCAATCTGTCGTGTCTTATCCATACGGAATGAGTCTTTAATCGTTCTGCGTCAATAAGTTGTCCCTCACCCATCTAACCACTGAGAATTTTCTAAACCAAATGCAACACACGTTTATGTCATGTCGTCTTagaattttccaaatttctaAAACCAAGTGCAGCACAcgtttattaaattaaatgtgcCAAGATCTGAAAATTCATCATATACGATGgacttcttttctcttttcggATTGATACAAATCTATCTATTTAACTCATTTAATTATGCATGTCTAATTGTGCATATGCAATTAACACGAATACCTAAAATGAATTTGTTCTTACAATATTTTCacagaaaaacaataaacGCAAATTCAAaccaataaaattataaatacaCTGATAACGAGCAAAATTAACAtagtaaaatattaataaataaaatcacacTCAGTTCACAAGCCGAAAACTAATACTTTTACAAACGGGTACTGTCAACAGGTTCAGTAACACGATGAAACACTTTTAATTAAATGAGTCTAATAATGTTTATACAAATTACATGAATTGAACCCGCTAAAACACTATTGTTTATACGGGTTATGCGAGTTCGACTCATTTAGACTGAAAATACATTTAACTAAACCCGAATTTGTATAATACCGTGCCGTATCTATATCATGTTATTGTGTCGTGTTAAAAATTGTCAACTCTACTTGCCCTGAGCGGGACTGTTCCAGCTGTGCGTATAAGCCACCCCCATGCTCCTCCTCCAGGCCATCCTCTGCTTCCATTCAAGTTACTATAGGCAGGCAGTTCGGTTGGCCATGCATGCGGCTTTCAAGTTCCAACGAACGATCTAACACTTCCAAGTTCCATCTCTGCTTTGAACATTTAAGTGCTCTATTACCGACGAACGGAAGACGAGTCGAGTTGCTCATCTCGTCCTCTAATCATGGACGGCGGAcgctccaatttttatttttttttataaggaaGATGTAGGAACcgaatataataaaataaaaattttaataattaataaagggacaTGTACAGTCTTATCAAGTATAGAACTtggtattttttatttatcaagTAAGAGTGTTTATCATTGTGCTTTATCTTAATAGCCTTCTAACTCATTTCATAACGTCTTCAGTTTGGTGTAATACTCAATAATGCTACGGCCGTCTTACTAgaatattaatttatcaaattaaattaatgtaTACCATTCGGGTTGGTAATACATCAAATATTTAGATGTCCctaatttcatcaaaaattACTGTGAAAATTTCGTCTGTAGTTTCTTTAAATTTTGGGACACCCTTTATATACGGACGGACCTAAATTTGTCCTAAATCGGCCCATGGCCCATGTTTATTTAGGAGTCATGTTTCATGTGATGTACGTACTTCTCGTAATGTTTTCCTATtttttgaatggaaaaaattacaGTAGTGACCCTATATATTTGTCATATTTTGACATTGAATCTTAAAAgtttaactttaaaaaatcaagtcCTAAAACGTTTGTAAATGAGGCAACGTTGATCCTTTCTGTTACAAATCTTGACGGAGTAGCTAACTCGGATTAAACACCGTGAGATCTGTGACATCTGGTCCATTTTCGCTTACATAGCCTCCCTATCGACCCGATCAGATATCGTCATACCCATTTATTTAatacccgacccgacttgttcATGTTGTTCTTATTTTAAGTGCTCTCGAGTAGGCCAATAAAGCACCCGAGAATTCACCCCTGTGGACCAAAAGCTGCTTCATCAGCCTCCTCTCCTTGAAGGTCTGCACCCTCTCCTCCTTATCAATCGTCCTCGAAGCAACACACCCCATTTCTCCGATTCTCACTGAAGATTCTTCTACCCCTGTCAAATAAAAGCAACTAGAGAAGCCCCAAAAAGCAAATGCCCACTGACACCATTGCAGCCCTCGATTTTCTTTGTGGAAGATCGCTACCCTAACAGTAGAATAGGGTATTGAATATGCAGGAAAGAAAGTTAAAGTAATTCACCAACAAGGAGACATAATGAGGCATTCAACTTTCTCAAAGAACACCCCCATGGGAGAAGCTACCcaacaaattaaaaatctgCAAGAACTTCAAAGCTTTGGAGCCATTGATTGTAAAGATATAACTAGAGAATGCATCAGAATCCCAAAAGCAGCGAGAACTACAAGATTTCCGGGGACGAATCCCAGACCCAGTTCcagaatttaaaaatttttgggCAGCAAACTTACTTTTTATTGTTTGAAATCCCAGACCCCGTACCTGGACCACAGTACCTTTGGCGACTTCACCCCCATGTGAATCTACGGGGGCAACCTGCCTCCCAGGTTCAAACCTTGAGAAGGTTTTGGTGATCCCCTGAATGTTATCCCGGAGGACCTTACGGTGACGCTTGGCTCCTCCCTTTCCAAGCCCCTTGCCTCCCTTTCCACGCCCAGACATTCTCGATCACTACGGAGCAGCAAATTCAAACGAATTACTCAAAACACTGTTTCAATCGAAACAAGAACAGAATCAGAATCCTTCAACTGGGAAGGAAATCGGAGATGGAAAAGCTACAGGTAGCCAACAGAGacaagggaagggaagggaaggaacAAGAAGAACAACACGAACATGTCGGGTCGGGTATTAATTCAATGGGTATGGCAATATCGGGCCGGGTTGATAGGGAGGCCACGTAAGCAAAAAATGGGCAAGATGTCACGAATCTCATGGTATTTAATCCGAGTCAGCCACTCCGTCAAGGTTCGTAACATAAAGGACCAACATTACCTCATTTACAAACGTTTTAggatttgatttttcatagTTAAACTTTTAGGACTCAATATCAAAAAATAGCAAAGATATAGAACCATTACTGTAATTTTACCTTTCTCGATGTGCAAACTAGATATTGTCTGATCATGTCGCGTGCTTGCTAGGGGTGTATGTGCTTGAATatcctattttttttctcaatacCCGGACTCTATCCTATAGGAGATaggtttcaagattttggaaccggaccaTACCCTGTTGAAACTTGGAATTGGAACCTACCCAGAACCTGAATTATATACTATAGGTTCCGAGTACCATATTGAAAAATGTAACTTCTTTTTTCTAAccacaataaatgaaataaataattgaaatagaaaagatctcattcataatcatgcaaaacaaataaatgtcGACATAGATTAATTGGATCACATCCATCCATAGAACTAAAGAATTATGTAACTCTCCttagaattatataataaacaaACCAAATAGGCAACTAAAAGATCATGTAGCTATCTagcgggaaaaaaaaaggatgatgTAACTCTTTTTAGTAAACAAATCAAATAATCTCTCCTCAAGATTTTGTAACTATTATATCACACATAGATAATTATGtaaacataaaataattttttcaaaaaatatattttgtatcGGTTCTGTAGGTACTATGTATATTGGAattggaaccggaacctatttttattgattccttaaaTTAATATCCGGACCGTactcaattttcaattggagtTATCCAGATCCTATCCTAATCGGGTTTCAAGCAATTCCGGGTGATTGGAAGATGGTGTTTTTTTGTGGTTGGGGGGGAGGGATGAAGTGGTGTGGCGAATTTCTTTCCTGCCACGTTTAAAAGTAGTTTCTACTTTTTCTTGTGCACGTCCACATATATGGCACAAATAATGGCATGAATCTCGTGATCCAGAATTATATACCACGTGTTCTCTAGACAAAATTAAAACTACATGACAAAACATGAGATGATGGAAAACCACCTATACTTTACCCATTCTAACCAAAATAGGACCAATTCATTAGGATTTAtgaagttttaaaattttcttgtaAGTACAAGAAATACAAGGGACTATCAAATATATGGCATCTCCGAACATAGAGAGAAAACCTATAATATTACTGCAAAAGGGTAAAATTTGTGAagaataaccaaaaaaaaaaaagttactcGAGAATTACATACAAATAATGTCTATGTAAAGCCAATAAAGAACCaataaatcaaaatgaaatgGGCACTTTATAATAGATCATATACCTTTTGATAAGGAATTCGACCATTGAGCTTTTGGAGCAACAAGATTAAAAATCACCTGACACTCCTCAATAAACTATATGGGAGAATAATTTAAGGGGGTGAGGGGGAAGTTCAAATGATATCTTATACTAGGTATTTCgcccgtgcattgcacgggATTTTAgtacaaatataattatattcacATAATTCAACCTTTAATcgttttt
This genomic window contains:
- the LOC116196615 gene encoding uncharacterized protein LOC116196615 isoform X1 gives rise to the protein MSGRGKGGKGLGKGGAKRHRKVLRDNIQGITKTFSRFEPGRQVAPVDSHGGEVAKGTVVQVRGLGFQTIKRVEESSVRIGEMGCVASRTIDKEERVQTFKERRLMKQLLVHRGEFSGALLAYSRALKIRTT
- the LOC116196615 gene encoding uncharacterized protein LOC116196615 isoform X2 → MSGRGKGGKGLGKGGAKRHRKVLRDNIQGITKTFSRFEPGRQVAPVDSHGGEVAKGVEESSVRIGEMGCVASRTIDKEERVQTFKERRLMKQLLVHRGEFSGALLAYSRALKIRTT